In the Pseudomonadota bacterium genome, one interval contains:
- a CDS encoding metallophosphoesterase family protein, with the protein MALRSSLLLALLTGCACNGGKGSQGAVPQGVRAKPDTPASGRAAAPVAVGRPPLSEPPPLSAKALAQARQAFRRGVRLGQIAGRPQVGAAGDPIVDRSMVASILPIGEPASKVANDRKIHVFNSLFARVPSAQLKPDGSLRVSYATTRPSPAASVYFGNFVPEEALRLPRYRLRSSSLTSEPGGREHALELDLRLLLHPSNDVAQVAARGRGELVWRLEALDPQDGTARVYDGVTAFRCEPAPCRPGARFVQLPSIWLGPFVDQVGPRTATVSWSTDVPTAGALLLVDSRGSTRSVGAASSGLQHEVELAELQPGTRYRYYVQSVDRRGEVSQSRGASFRTAPASSQAPIRFVVLSDSRSGMGSADERYAGSNRRVLEHLLLRALDTDPHFVVFVGDLIDGYTTEPGLFRHQLQAWKRVTSLIGAHVPIYEVMGNHEALLEVWQAGWAIDRPGAEGAEVQFAEQFVNPRNGPSPSRREAPPYLENVYSFDVGAAHMTVINSNYWWRSHPHRNDHPRASQGQREGWVDDTQLAWLDADLAKARARGARHLFVFTHEPGFPNGGHVYDAMYWGGRVPEVLQQRERLFRILGRHRVCAIFHGDEHNYSRLQVDAELVAGMKHPVWQIITGGAGAPYYVQDRSTPWARKVARFDSRQHLVRIGLDAQGVALEALSLTGDPIERLPLKTCQPST; encoded by the coding sequence ATGGCGCTGCGTTCGAGCCTGCTTCTGGCCCTGCTAACCGGCTGCGCCTGCAACGGGGGCAAAGGCTCGCAAGGGGCCGTGCCCCAGGGGGTCCGGGCTAAACCCGACACGCCGGCTTCGGGCCGGGCCGCAGCGCCGGTGGCCGTGGGGCGCCCGCCGCTCTCCGAGCCGCCGCCGTTGTCGGCGAAGGCTTTGGCGCAGGCGCGACAAGCGTTCCGGCGCGGCGTCCGGCTCGGGCAGATCGCGGGCAGGCCGCAGGTGGGGGCGGCGGGAGATCCGATCGTGGATCGATCCATGGTCGCCAGCATCCTGCCCATCGGCGAGCCAGCGTCCAAGGTCGCGAACGATCGGAAGATCCACGTTTTCAACAGCTTGTTTGCGCGGGTCCCATCGGCGCAGCTCAAGCCGGACGGGAGCTTGCGCGTCTCGTACGCGACGACGCGACCCTCGCCTGCAGCGAGCGTCTATTTCGGCAACTTCGTTCCCGAGGAGGCGCTCCGGCTACCTCGATACCGGCTGCGCTCGAGCTCCCTAACGAGCGAGCCTGGCGGGCGCGAGCACGCGTTGGAGCTTGACCTGCGACTGTTGCTGCACCCGAGCAACGACGTGGCGCAGGTTGCTGCGCGCGGTCGGGGCGAGCTTGTTTGGAGGCTCGAAGCGCTCGACCCTCAGGACGGCACCGCCCGCGTGTACGACGGCGTGACGGCCTTTCGTTGCGAGCCAGCACCCTGCCGTCCCGGGGCACGTTTCGTGCAGCTGCCAAGCATCTGGCTCGGGCCATTCGTGGACCAGGTGGGTCCCCGAACAGCCACCGTATCGTGGAGCACCGACGTGCCCACGGCAGGCGCGCTGCTGCTGGTCGACTCCCGCGGCAGCACGCGCAGCGTCGGCGCGGCGAGCAGCGGGCTGCAGCACGAGGTCGAGCTGGCGGAGCTGCAGCCCGGTACCCGCTACCGCTACTACGTACAGTCTGTGGACAGGCGGGGCGAAGTCAGCCAGAGCCGCGGCGCGAGCTTCCGAACTGCTCCTGCATCGAGCCAAGCCCCAATCAGGTTCGTGGTCCTCAGCGACAGCCGCAGTGGAATGGGGTCGGCCGACGAACGCTACGCCGGGAGCAACCGCCGGGTGCTGGAGCACCTGCTCCTGCGCGCGTTGGACACCGATCCCCACTTCGTCGTCTTCGTGGGCGACCTGATTGACGGCTACACCACCGAGCCAGGGCTGTTCCGGCATCAATTGCAGGCCTGGAAGCGGGTTACCTCGCTGATCGGCGCTCACGTTCCGATCTACGAGGTCATGGGCAATCACGAGGCGTTGCTCGAGGTCTGGCAGGCCGGCTGGGCGATCGACAGGCCGGGTGCCGAAGGCGCGGAAGTGCAATTCGCCGAGCAGTTCGTCAACCCGCGCAACGGACCGTCGCCTTCTCGCCGCGAAGCACCGCCCTATCTCGAAAACGTGTACAGCTTCGACGTCGGGGCCGCCCACATGACCGTGATCAACTCCAACTACTGGTGGCGCTCGCACCCGCATCGCAACGACCATCCGCGTGCAAGCCAGGGGCAGCGGGAAGGCTGGGTGGACGATACGCAGCTCGCATGGCTCGACGCCGACCTGGCCAAGGCACGCGCGCGCGGCGCCCGGCACCTATTCGTCTTCACCCACGAGCCCGGCTTTCCCAACGGAGGCCATGTCTACGACGCCATGTATTGGGGGGGACGCGTTCCCGAGGTGCTCCAGCAACGCGAGCGGCTCTTTCGCATCCTGGGGCGCCACCGGGTCTGCGCCATCTTTCACGGCGACGAGCACAACTACAGCCGGCTGCAAGTCGATGCGGAGCTCGTCGCGGGCATGAAGCACCCGGTCTGGCAGATCATCACAGGTGGGGCCGGCGCACCCTACTATGTGCAAGACCGCTCCACGCCCTGGGCCCGGAAGGTTGCGCGCTTCGACAGCCGGCAGCATTTGGTGCGCATCGGCCTCGACGCGCAAGGCGTGGCCTTGGAGGCCCTCAGTCTCACGGGGGACCCTATCGAGCGCTTGCCGCTAAAGACCTGCCAACCCTCTACATAG